One region of Pseudomonas glycinae genomic DNA includes:
- a CDS encoding electron transfer flavoprotein subunit beta, whose protein sequence is MSTKIISLVSIGAHPTSGRPRRADQDARAVELGLQLAGDNLQVLHAGDIAEPALRAYLGMGLAQMHVLEQPAGADALPALTEYLRDAGAQVVLTGSQAETGEGSGMLPFLLAEGLGWPLVVGLAQVESINDGSALVLQALPRGQRRRLKVRLPFLATVDNAAPKPRQSAYGPARRGALQAKDVEVVDDELLAVATLQPAKPRPKRLKVIKAKSGADRMKAATAKASGGGGQVLKGVTAQAGAEAILKLLIEEGVVR, encoded by the coding sequence ATGAGCACAAAGATCATCAGTCTGGTTTCAATCGGCGCCCACCCGACCTCCGGCCGCCCGCGTCGCGCCGATCAGGACGCCCGCGCGGTGGAGCTCGGCCTGCAACTGGCGGGGGACAACCTGCAAGTGCTGCACGCCGGCGACATCGCGGAACCGGCGCTGCGCGCCTATCTGGGCATGGGGCTTGCGCAGATGCACGTGCTGGAACAACCGGCCGGCGCCGATGCGTTGCCGGCATTGACCGAGTATCTGCGTGATGCTGGTGCCCAGGTCGTGTTGACCGGCAGCCAGGCGGAAACCGGCGAGGGTTCGGGGATGCTGCCGTTCCTGCTGGCCGAAGGGCTGGGCTGGCCATTGGTGGTGGGGCTGGCGCAAGTCGAGTCGATCAACGACGGTTCGGCGCTGGTGCTGCAAGCGTTGCCCCGTGGGCAGCGCCGCCGGTTGAAGGTGCGCCTGCCGTTTCTGGCGACTGTGGATAACGCTGCGCCCAAGCCTCGGCAGAGTGCTTACGGGCCTGCGCGGCGTGGCGCTCTTCAAGCTAAAGACGTGGAAGTGGTGGATGACGAATTGCTCGCGGTGGCGACTCTGCAACCGGCCAAGCCACGGCCGAAACGATTGAAGGTGATCAAGGCCAAGAGCGGGGCGGACCGGATGAAGGCGGCGACGGCCAAGGCTAGCGGCGGTGGTGGGCAAGTCCTGAAAGGCGTGACGGCGCAGGCCGGTGCTGAAGCCATTCTCAAACTGCTGATCGAAGAAGGTGTTGTCCGCTGA
- a CDS encoding electron transfer flavoprotein subunit alpha/FixB family protein, producing the protein MSDIIRRDPRAEWIARNRLHPLHAAMQPTQHSWMGPNGIIRKNPHGIGFIGPNGIKRIDRSGAQQGGAVKRSAAVEVQLPLHQVPAPAFYISVVPDMVGGRLSSHDRDLLGLAHQLAGSDGAVLAVVFGEHKENAFATAGVDRLLVLEGEAFSGYAPEQRIQGLRAVDNQFNPRHWLLPDSRSGGGELGRRFAAALGERPATRVWQVKDQECIGRAGAGLQDLARPVARLILASAECAEPVSETRHEALPVELSTPVARSLSRIEDLGAVAVDPAAIPMAEAEFIFSGGNGVKDWELFHKTAAALGATEGASRVAVDDGFMARDRQVGASGTWVTARVYVAVGISGAIQHLQGIGACDKVVAINLDPGCDMIKRADLSVIGESAEILQALIAAVEAYRNEAKRDAA; encoded by the coding sequence ATGAGCGACATTATCCGCCGCGACCCCCGCGCCGAATGGATCGCACGCAACCGTCTGCACCCGCTGCACGCGGCCATGCAACCGACGCAACACAGCTGGATGGGGCCCAATGGGATCATCCGCAAGAATCCGCACGGCATCGGTTTCATCGGGCCGAACGGCATCAAGCGCATCGACCGCAGCGGCGCCCAGCAGGGCGGGGCGGTCAAACGCTCGGCCGCGGTGGAAGTGCAACTGCCGCTGCATCAGGTGCCGGCCCCGGCGTTTTACATCAGCGTGGTGCCGGACATGGTCGGCGGCCGCTTGAGCAGCCACGACCGCGACTTGCTTGGCCTGGCCCATCAACTGGCCGGCAGCGACGGCGCGGTGCTGGCGGTGGTGTTCGGTGAGCATAAGGAAAACGCTTTCGCCACGGCGGGCGTTGACCGCTTGCTGGTGCTGGAAGGCGAAGCGTTCAGCGGTTATGCACCGGAGCAACGGATCCAGGGCCTGCGGGCTGTGGATAACCAGTTCAACCCGCGTCACTGGCTGCTGCCGGACAGCCGCAGTGGCGGCGGCGAACTCGGTCGGCGCTTTGCTGCCGCACTGGGTGAACGCCCGGCGACACGGGTGTGGCAGGTCAAGGATCAGGAGTGCATCGGCCGCGCCGGTGCCGGTCTGCAGGATCTGGCCCGCCCGGTGGCGCGGTTGATTCTGGCTTCAGCCGAATGCGCGGAACCGGTCAGCGAAACCCGTCACGAAGCGCTGCCGGTGGAGTTATCCACACCCGTCGCACGCAGCCTGTCGCGGATCGAGGATCTGGGCGCCGTGGCGGTGGACCCGGCGGCGATTCCGATGGCCGAAGCCGAATTCATCTTCTCCGGCGGCAACGGGGTCAAGGACTGGGAGCTTTTCCACAAGACCGCCGCCGCCCTCGGCGCTACCGAAGGCGCTTCGCGGGTGGCGGTGGACGATGGCTTCATGGCCCGCGACCGTCAGGTCGGCGCGTCCGGCACCTGGGTCACCGCGCGAGTTTACGTGGCCGTGGGGATTTCCGGGGCGATCCAGCACCTGCAAGGCATCGGTGCCTGCGACAAGGTAGTGGCGATCAACCTCGATCCGGGCTGCGACATGATCAAGCGTGCCGACCTGTCGGTGATCGGTGAGAGCGCGGAAATTCTTCAGGCCTTGATCGCGGCGGTAGAGGCTTACCGCAACGAAGCCAAGCGCGATGCGGCTTAA
- a CDS encoding DUF5943 domain-containing protein codes for MAKIAPQLPIEVDSETGVWTSDALPMLYVPRHFFVNNHMGIEEVLGADAYAEILYKAGYKSAWHWCEKEAECHGLEGVAVFEHYMKRLSQRGWGLFKIQDIDLDKGTASVKLEHSAFVYVYGKVGRKVDYMFTGWFAGAMDQILAARGSKIRTVAEQVYGGSEEGHDDGLFTVKPL; via the coding sequence GCCAAGATCGCCCCGCAATTGCCAATCGAAGTCGACAGCGAGACCGGTGTCTGGACCTCCGACGCCCTGCCGATGCTGTACGTGCCGCGCCATTTCTTCGTCAACAACCACATGGGCATCGAGGAAGTGCTGGGCGCTGACGCCTATGCCGAAATCCTCTACAAGGCCGGCTACAAATCCGCCTGGCACTGGTGTGAAAAAGAAGCCGAGTGCCACGGTCTGGAAGGCGTCGCGGTGTTCGAACACTACATGAAGCGCCTGTCGCAGCGCGGCTGGGGCCTGTTCAAGATCCAGGACATCGACCTCGACAAAGGCACCGCCAGCGTCAAGCTCGAACACTCGGCGTTCGTCTACGTCTACGGCAAGGTCGGGCGCAAGGTCGACTACATGTTCACCGGGTGGTTTGCCGGTGCCATGGACCAGATCCTCGCCGCTCGCGGCAGCAAGATCCGCACCGTGGCCGAGCAGGTCTACGGTGGCTCCGAAGAAGGCCACGACGACGGCCTGTTCACCGTCAAGCCGTTGTAA
- a CDS encoding GMC oxidoreductase, with protein sequence MTRIATPISEIKEHYDVIVIGSGYGGGIAASRLARAGKKVCLLERGREIQPGEYPNTMIAATEELQVHDPDGHLGSRTGLFDLHVNAQQNVVVGCGLGGTSLINANVSLEPTVDVFQDPRWPLAVREDRDGLLKAGYAKAREMLKPNPYPSTSPNLPKLDANKKSADFLKQGAHFYKPPINVTFDKLPNNLNHVGVEQLPCNHCGDCVSGCNNKAKNTTLMNYLPDATNHGAEIFCQAQVRHLERDGNGWIVHFQYLDSGREKFDAPTLFVKADIVVVSAGTLGSTEILLRSRDKGLVMSGQLGENMSGNGDILGFGHNCEQTINGIGFGAHSAKELQPVGPCITSIIDMRTEGDRSSRMVIEEGSIPGALGRPMVPAMAGFAEMIGKPTDDSFSGKVKYKEREAESFLRGPYHGALHNLQTYLIMSHDSGQGRMVLDSKDQLRIDWPGVGEQENFKIGNERLYQSTKALGGIWVENPIWTKLLKHSIVSVHPLGGCVMGEDAAQGVVNHKGQVFSGATGTDVYANLYVTDGAVIPTSLAVNPLLTISAVSERNMGLLAADRGWTIDYTLPSAPRKQTASPTLGVQFTETMKGYFSRAFTAAQSTDLKVYEAAAKRGEADNSPIDFTLTITANDLNRMIKEPEHAATIVGTVIAPALSPEPLTASNGVFNLFEQFEQQVDTRHMKYDMKLTAEDGNDYFFSAFKTVPEDNGVLNIWHDTSTLYVTLYRGPDKTGEVIGSGVMHIKPTDFAKQMTTMKVLNARNERERIEGLARFGKFFAGILWESYGGVFAGDKYFNPDAPPRLKRPLDAPAPAVHFFSTEDGVQLRLTRYQAGSKGPVMLVHGLGVGSNIFSTDTIQTNLLEFLCKHDYDVWLLDFRVSILLPASKKEWNGDQIAQYDFKAAIAQIQQETKAKDVQCVVHCYGATTFFMSLLAGLQGVRSVVCSQIAADTVVATATGLKAGLHLPGMLDAIGIKSMTAYADSKENWFNRLYDKALNGYARIEAQGYCTNPVCHRITFMYASLYRHDTLNETLHDNLHELFGESNIETFEHLALIVRKGHLVDFKGRDVYMPHFDRLTMPICFISGADNQCYLPESTLKTYQRVCEKHGPERYSRHVVPGYGHIDCMFGKNAVVDVYPIILEHLEKTALG encoded by the coding sequence ATGACACGGATCGCAACGCCCATCAGCGAAATCAAGGAACACTACGACGTGATCGTCATCGGCTCCGGGTATGGCGGCGGCATTGCCGCGTCGCGCCTGGCCCGGGCCGGTAAAAAGGTCTGTCTGCTGGAACGCGGCCGGGAAATCCAGCCCGGCGAATACCCCAACACCATGATCGCCGCGACCGAAGAGTTGCAGGTGCACGACCCGGACGGCCACCTCGGCTCGCGCACCGGGTTGTTCGACCTGCACGTCAACGCCCAGCAGAACGTGGTGGTCGGCTGCGGCCTCGGCGGTACGTCGCTGATCAATGCCAACGTTTCTCTGGAGCCAACCGTCGATGTGTTCCAGGATCCGCGCTGGCCACTGGCCGTGCGCGAGGACCGTGACGGTTTGCTCAAGGCGGGTTACGCCAAGGCCCGGGAGATGCTCAAGCCCAATCCCTACCCGAGCACCTCGCCGAATCTGCCGAAGCTTGATGCCAACAAAAAATCCGCAGACTTCCTCAAGCAAGGCGCGCACTTCTACAAGCCGCCGATCAACGTGACCTTCGACAAACTGCCCAACAACCTCAACCACGTCGGCGTCGAGCAACTGCCGTGCAACCACTGCGGCGACTGCGTCTCGGGCTGTAACAACAAGGCCAAGAACACCACGCTGATGAACTATCTGCCGGACGCCACTAACCACGGCGCAGAGATTTTCTGCCAGGCCCAGGTGCGGCATCTGGAGCGCGACGGCAACGGCTGGATCGTGCATTTCCAATACCTGGACAGCGGCCGCGAGAAGTTCGACGCCCCGACCTTGTTCGTGAAGGCCGACATCGTCGTGGTTTCTGCCGGCACCCTCGGTTCCACCGAGATTTTGCTGCGCTCACGGGACAAAGGTCTGGTGATGTCCGGCCAGCTCGGCGAGAACATGAGCGGCAACGGCGACATCCTCGGCTTTGGCCATAACTGCGAGCAGACCATCAACGGCATCGGTTTCGGCGCGCATTCGGCCAAGGAGCTGCAACCGGTCGGCCCGTGCATCACCTCGATCATCGACATGCGCACCGAGGGTGACCGCAGCAGTCGTATGGTCATCGAGGAAGGTTCGATCCCTGGCGCCCTTGGCCGGCCGATGGTGCCGGCGATGGCCGGGTTCGCCGAGATGATCGGCAAGCCCACCGACGACAGCTTCAGCGGCAAGGTGAAGTACAAAGAGCGCGAAGCCGAAAGCTTCCTGCGCGGCCCGTATCACGGGGCGCTGCACAACCTGCAGACCTACCTGATCATGAGCCACGACAGCGGTCAGGGACGCATGGTTCTCGACAGCAAGGATCAACTGCGCATCGACTGGCCGGGCGTCGGCGAGCAGGAAAACTTCAAGATCGGCAACGAACGGCTGTACCAGAGCACCAAGGCCCTGGGCGGGATCTGGGTCGAGAATCCGATCTGGACCAAACTGCTCAAGCACAGCATCGTCTCGGTGCATCCGCTGGGCGGTTGCGTGATGGGCGAAGACGCCGCGCAAGGCGTGGTCAACCACAAGGGCCAGGTGTTCAGTGGTGCGACCGGCACCGATGTCTACGCCAACCTCTACGTGACCGACGGCGCGGTGATCCCGACGTCACTGGCAGTCAATCCGCTGCTGACCATCTCCGCCGTGAGCGAGCGCAACATGGGCCTGCTGGCGGCCGACCGTGGCTGGACGATCGACTACACGCTGCCGTCGGCGCCGCGCAAGCAGACCGCGTCGCCGACCCTTGGCGTGCAGTTCACTGAAACCATGAAAGGCTACTTCTCCCGCGCCTTCACCGCCGCGCAAAGTACCGACCTGAAGGTTTACGAGGCGGCCGCCAAACGTGGCGAGGCGGACAACTCGCCAATCGATTTCACCCTGACCATCACCGCCAACGACCTCAACCGGATGATCAAGGAGCCGGAACACGCCGCGACCATCGTCGGCACGGTGATCGCTCCGGCGCTGTCGCCGGAACCGCTGACCGCCAGCAACGGCGTGTTCAACCTGTTCGAGCAATTCGAGCAGCAGGTCGATACGCGTCACATGAAGTACGACATGAAACTGACCGCCGAAGACGGCAACGACTATTTCTTCAGCGCCTTCAAGACCGTGCCGGAAGACAACGGCGTGCTGAATATCTGGCACGACACCAGCACCCTCTACGTCACGCTGTATCGTGGGCCGGACAAGACCGGCGAGGTGATCGGCTCCGGAGTGATGCACATCAAACCGACCGACTTCGCCAAGCAGATGACCACCATGAAAGTCCTCAACGCGCGCAACGAGCGTGAGCGGATCGAAGGGCTGGCGCGGTTCGGCAAGTTCTTCGCCGGAATTCTCTGGGAGAGTTATGGCGGGGTGTTTGCCGGTGACAAATACTTCAACCCCGACGCGCCGCCACGGCTGAAACGGCCGCTGGATGCGCCGGCGCCGGCCGTGCATTTCTTTTCCACCGAAGATGGCGTGCAGTTGCGCCTGACCCGTTATCAGGCCGGCAGCAAAGGCCCGGTAATGCTGGTGCATGGTCTGGGTGTGGGCTCGAATATCTTCTCGACCGACACGATCCAGACCAACCTGCTGGAGTTTCTGTGCAAGCACGACTACGACGTGTGGCTGCTGGATTTCCGGGTGAGCATCCTGCTGCCGGCAAGCAAGAAGGAATGGAACGGCGACCAGATCGCCCAGTACGACTTCAAGGCCGCCATAGCACAGATCCAGCAGGAAACCAAAGCCAAAGACGTGCAGTGCGTGGTGCATTGCTACGGCGCGACCACGTTCTTCATGTCGCTGCTCGCTGGTTTGCAGGGCGTGCGTTCGGTGGTCTGCTCGCAGATTGCCGCCGACACGGTGGTCGCGACCGCAACGGGGTTGAAGGCCGGGCTGCACCTGCCGGGGATGCTCGATGCGATCGGCATCAAATCGATGACCGCTTACGCCGACAGCAAGGAGAACTGGTTCAACCGGCTCTACGACAAGGCGCTCAACGGCTACGCGCGGATCGAAGCCCAGGGCTATTGCACCAACCCGGTGTGCCACCGCATCACCTTCATGTACGCCTCGCTGTATCGCCACGACACCCTCAATGAAACGCTGCATGACAACCTGCACGAACTGTTCGGCGAGTCGAACATAGAGACCTTCGAGCACCTGGCGCTGATCGTGCGCAAAGGGCATCTGGTGGATTTCAAAGGGCGCGATGTGTACATGCCGCACTTTGATCGGCTGACCATGCCGATCTGCTTCATCAGCGGTGCCGACAACCAGTGTTATCTGCCGGAAAGCACGCTCAAGACCTATCAGCGGGTTTGCGAGAAGCACGGGCCGGAACGCTACAGCCGGCATGTGGTGCCGGGTTACGGCCACATCGATTGCATGTTCGGCAAGAACGCGGTGGTCGATGTGTATCCGATCATCCTTGAACACCTGGAGAAAACAGCCCTCGGATAG
- the dgcA gene encoding dimethylglycine demethylation protein DgcA, producing the protein MAFEAMFQPIQIGKLTIRNRVLSTAHAEVYATDGGMTTERYVKYYEEKAKGGIGLAICGGSSVVAIDSPQQWWSSVNLSTDRIIPHFQNLADAMHKHGAKIMIQITHMGRRSRWDGFHWPTLMSPSGIREPVHRATCKTIEPEEIWRVIGNYAQAARRAKAGGLDGVELSAVHQHMIDQFWSPRVNKRTDEWGGTFEGRMKFGLEVLKAVRAEVGDDFCVGMRICGDEFHPDGLSHEDMKQIAKYYDDTGMLDFIGVVGSGCDTHNTLANVIPNMSYPPEPFLHLAAGIKEVVKVPVLHAQNIKDPNQATRILEGGYVDMVGMTRAHIADPHLIAKIKMGQIDQIKQCVGANYCIDRQYQGLDVLCIQNAATSREYMGVPHIIEKSTGPKRKVVIVGAGPAGMEAARVAAERGHDVTLFEKKEFIGGQITTASKAPQRDQIAGITRWFQLELARLKVDLRLGTAADADTIMDLRPDIVVLAVGGHPYLEQNEHWGAAEGLVVSSWDVLDGKVAPGKNVLVYDTICEFTGMSVADFLADKGSQVEIVTDDIKPGVAIGGTSFPTYYRSMYPKEVIMTGDMMLEKVYREGDKLVAVLENEYTGAKEERVVDQVVVENGVRPDEEIYYALKDGSRNKGQIDVEALFAIQPQPSLSSTGDGYLLFRIGDCVAQRNTHAAIYDALRLCKDF; encoded by the coding sequence ATGGCTTTCGAAGCAATGTTCCAGCCAATTCAAATTGGCAAACTGACCATCCGCAACCGCGTGCTCAGCACCGCGCACGCCGAGGTCTACGCGACCGACGGCGGCATGACCACCGAGCGGTACGTCAAATATTACGAAGAGAAAGCCAAGGGCGGCATCGGCCTGGCGATCTGTGGCGGTTCGTCCGTGGTGGCGATCGACAGCCCGCAGCAATGGTGGAGTTCGGTGAACCTGTCCACCGACCGGATCATCCCGCACTTCCAGAATCTCGCCGACGCCATGCACAAGCACGGCGCCAAGATCATGATCCAGATTACCCACATGGGTCGTCGCTCCCGTTGGGACGGTTTCCACTGGCCGACCCTGATGTCGCCGTCGGGCATCCGTGAACCGGTGCACCGCGCCACCTGCAAGACCATCGAGCCGGAAGAAATCTGGCGGGTGATCGGCAACTACGCGCAAGCCGCGCGCCGCGCCAAGGCCGGTGGCCTGGACGGCGTCGAACTGTCGGCCGTGCACCAGCACATGATCGACCAGTTCTGGAGCCCGCGCGTCAACAAGCGGACCGACGAATGGGGCGGCACTTTCGAGGGCCGCATGAAGTTCGGTCTGGAAGTCCTGAAAGCCGTACGCGCCGAGGTAGGTGACGACTTCTGCGTCGGCATGCGCATCTGCGGTGACGAGTTCCACCCGGACGGTCTGTCCCACGAAGACATGAAGCAGATCGCCAAATATTACGACGACACCGGCATGCTCGATTTCATCGGCGTCGTCGGCTCGGGTTGCGACACGCACAACACCCTGGCCAACGTGATTCCGAACATGAGTTATCCGCCGGAGCCGTTCCTGCACCTGGCGGCCGGGATCAAGGAAGTGGTCAAGGTTCCGGTGCTGCACGCGCAGAACATCAAGGACCCGAATCAGGCTACGCGGATTCTCGAGGGCGGTTACGTCGACATGGTCGGCATGACCCGCGCCCACATCGCCGACCCGCACCTGATCGCCAAGATCAAAATGGGTCAGATCGACCAGATCAAACAATGTGTCGGCGCCAACTACTGCATCGACCGTCAGTACCAGGGTCTGGACGTGCTGTGCATCCAGAACGCCGCGACCTCCCGTGAATACATGGGCGTGCCGCACATCATCGAGAAATCCACCGGGCCGAAACGCAAGGTGGTGATCGTCGGTGCCGGCCCGGCGGGGATGGAAGCTGCCCGTGTGGCGGCCGAACGTGGCCACGACGTGACCCTGTTCGAGAAGAAAGAATTCATCGGCGGCCAGATCACTACGGCCTCGAAAGCGCCGCAGCGTGACCAGATCGCCGGTATCACCCGCTGGTTCCAGCTGGAGCTGGCGCGGCTGAAAGTCGATCTGCGACTGGGCACTGCGGCGGACGCCGACACCATCATGGACCTGCGTCCGGACATCGTGGTGCTGGCCGTTGGCGGGCATCCGTACCTGGAGCAGAACGAACACTGGGGCGCCGCCGAAGGGCTGGTGGTCAGCAGTTGGGACGTGCTCGACGGCAAGGTCGCGCCGGGCAAGAACGTGCTGGTCTACGACACCATCTGCGAGTTCACCGGGATGTCGGTGGCCGACTTCCTCGCCGACAAGGGCAGCCAGGTCGAGATCGTCACCGACGACATCAAACCGGGCGTGGCCATCGGCGGTACGTCGTTCCCGACCTACTACCGCAGCATGTACCCGAAAGAAGTGATCATGACCGGCGACATGATGCTGGAGAAGGTCTACCGCGAAGGCGACAAACTCGTCGCCGTGCTGGAGAACGAATACACCGGCGCCAAAGAGGAGCGGGTGGTGGATCAGGTGGTCGTCGAGAACGGCGTGCGCCCGGACGAAGAAATCTACTACGCCCTCAAGGACGGCTCGCGCAACAAGGGCCAGATCGACGTCGAGGCGCTGTTCGCGATCCAGCCGCAACCTTCGCTGAGCAGCACCGGCGACGGTTACCTGCTGTTCCGCATCGGTGACTGCGTGGCGCAGCGTAATACCCACGCCGCCATCTACGACGCCCTGCGGTTGTGCAAAGACTTCTAA
- the dgcB gene encoding dimethylglycine demethylation protein DgcB — translation MLNTLLPILLFAALALAVLGALRRVAMWRRGRASKVDLIGGLFAMPKRYMVDLHHVVARDKYIANTHVATAGGAVASIVLAILVHGFGLHNRILGYALLLMTAVMFVGAIFVYRRRLNPPARLSKGPWMRLPKSLLAFSASFFLVTLPVAGILPENFGGWVLAAILGIGVLWGVSELFFGMTWGGPMKHAFAGALHLAWHRRAERFGGGRSTGLKPLDLNDPSAPLGVEKPKDFTWNQLLGFDACVQCGKCEAACPAFAAGQPLNPKKLIQDMVVGLAGGTDAQFAGSPYPGKPVGEHSGNPHQPIVNGLVDAETLWSCTTCRACVEECPMMIEHVDAIVDMRRHLTLEKGATPNKGAEVLENLIATDNPGGFAPGGRMNWAADLNLNLLSEKKSTDVLFWVGDGAFDMRNQRTLRAFVKVLKAAKVDFAVLGLEERDSGDVARRLGDEATFQLLAKRNIQTLAKYSFNRIVTCDPHSFHVLKNEYGAFDGNYLVQHHSTYLAEIIQAGALNLGQHKGNSVTYHDPCYLGRYNGEYEAPREVLRALGIEIKEMQRSGFRSRCCGGGGGAPITDIPGKQRIPDMRMEDIRETGAELVAVGCPQCTAMLEGVVEPRPLIKDIAELVADALLEDAAPNKPATPAKREPAEAH, via the coding sequence ATGTTGAACACCCTTCTTCCAATCCTGTTGTTCGCAGCCTTGGCCCTTGCGGTGCTGGGGGCGTTGCGACGGGTAGCCATGTGGCGTCGGGGCCGGGCCTCGAAGGTCGATCTGATCGGCGGCCTGTTCGCCATGCCCAAGCGTTACATGGTCGATCTGCACCACGTGGTGGCGCGGGACAAATACATCGCCAACACCCACGTCGCCACGGCGGGCGGTGCGGTGGCGTCGATCGTGCTGGCGATTCTGGTGCACGGTTTCGGCCTGCATAACCGGATCCTCGGCTACGCGTTGCTGCTGATGACGGCGGTGATGTTCGTCGGGGCGATCTTCGTTTATCGGCGCCGGCTCAACCCGCCGGCGCGGCTGTCGAAAGGCCCGTGGATGCGCCTGCCGAAAAGCCTGCTGGCGTTCTCGGCCTCGTTCTTCCTGGTGACCTTGCCCGTGGCCGGAATCCTGCCGGAGAACTTCGGCGGCTGGGTGCTCGCAGCAATTCTCGGGATCGGTGTGCTGTGGGGCGTGTCCGAGTTGTTCTTCGGCATGACCTGGGGCGGGCCGATGAAACACGCCTTCGCCGGTGCCCTGCACCTGGCCTGGCACCGTCGCGCCGAACGTTTTGGTGGCGGCCGTTCCACCGGTTTGAAACCGCTGGACCTGAATGATCCGAGCGCGCCGCTGGGCGTGGAGAAACCCAAGGATTTCACCTGGAACCAGTTGCTCGGTTTCGACGCCTGCGTGCAGTGCGGCAAGTGCGAAGCCGCGTGCCCGGCGTTCGCCGCCGGCCAGCCGTTGAACCCGAAAAAGCTGATTCAGGACATGGTCGTCGGCCTCGCCGGCGGCACCGATGCCCAGTTCGCCGGCAGCCCGTATCCGGGCAAACCGGTGGGCGAACACAGCGGCAATCCGCATCAACCGATCGTCAACGGTCTGGTCGATGCCGAAACCCTGTGGTCGTGCACCACTTGCCGCGCCTGCGTCGAGGAATGCCCGATGATGATCGAGCACGTCGATGCCATCGTCGACATGCGCCGACACTTGACCCTGGAAAAAGGCGCGACCCCGAACAAGGGCGCCGAAGTCCTGGAAAACCTGATCGCCACCGACAACCCTGGCGGTTTTGCCCCGGGCGGACGGATGAACTGGGCGGCGGACCTGAACCTCAACCTGCTCAGCGAGAAGAAGTCCACCGACGTGCTGTTCTGGGTCGGCGATGGCGCTTTCGACATGCGCAACCAGCGCACTCTGCGGGCGTTCGTCAAAGTGCTGAAAGCGGCCAAGGTCGACTTCGCGGTGCTGGGTCTGGAAGAGCGCGACAGCGGCGACGTGGCCCGACGTCTGGGTGACGAAGCGACTTTCCAGCTGCTCGCCAAGCGCAATATCCAGACCCTGGCCAAATACAGCTTCAACCGCATCGTTACCTGCGATCCGCACAGTTTTCATGTGCTGAAAAACGAGTACGGCGCGTTCGACGGCAACTACCTCGTACAGCACCACAGCACTTACCTGGCGGAAATCATCCAGGCCGGCGCGCTGAACCTCGGTCAGCACAAAGGCAACAGCGTGACCTACCACGATCCGTGCTACCTCGGCCGCTACAACGGCGAGTACGAGGCGCCGCGTGAAGTGCTGCGTGCGCTCGGCATCGAGATCAAGGAGATGCAACGTTCCGGCTTCCGTTCGCGCTGCTGCGGCGGCGGTGGCGGGGCGCCGATCACTGACATTCCGGGCAAGCAGCGGATCCCCGACATGCGCATGGAAGACATTCGCGAGACCGGCGCTGAGCTGGTGGCCGTGGGTTGTCCACAGTGCACGGCGATGCTCGAAGGCGTGGTCGAACCGCGTCCGCTGATCAAGGACATTGCCGAACTGGTGGCCGACGCGCTGCTCGAAGACGCCGCGCCGAACAAGCCTGCCACCCCGGCCAAACGTGAACCTGCGGAGGCCCACTGA